Genomic window (Dehalococcoidia bacterium):
ATAGCGAACGAGGCGGGCGTCGAGCTCGACCTCGCCACCTTCGACCGCATCAGCCGCAACACGCCTCGCCTCTGCGATCTGAGCCCCGCCGGCCAGCACTTCCTGGAGGACCTCTACGAGGCGGGTGGAATCCAGGGCGTCATGAAGGAACTCGCCGGCAAGGGGCTGCTGCACCTCAATGCGATGACCCTTCGCGGCCTCACCGTGGGCGAGATCATCGAGGAGGCGCGCGTGCTGGATCGCAGCGTCATCCGGCCGGCGGCCGACCCGTTCTATCCGGAAGGCGGGCTGGCCATACTATGCGGGAACATCGCTCCCGAGGGCGCGGTGGTGAAGCAGTCGGCGGTGGCGCCGGAGATGATGCGGCACAGCGGCCGCGCCCGCGTCTTCAACTGCGAGGAGGACGCGCGCGACGCTATCCTGGGGGGCGCGATACGGAGCGGCGAGGTGGTGGTCATAAAGTACGAGGGGCCGAAGGGCGGCCCCGGCATGCGCGAAATGCTGTGGGCGACTTCCGCCATCGTGAGCATGGCGCAGGATGCCGAGGTGGCGCTCGTGACCGATGGGCGTTTCTCGGGAGCGACGAAAGGCGCCGCCATCGGCCACGTCTCGCCGGAAGCGATGGATGGCGGACCCTTCGCGGTCGTCGAAGAGGGGGACGTCATCGAGATCGACATACCGGCGAAGACGCTGAACGTGCGGCTGCCGCAGGCGGAGATCGAGCGGCGGCTCAGCGAGTGGTCGCCTCCCGTAAAGGAGAATGTCTTGCCTTACCTGCGCCGGTATTCGGCACTGGTGACGTCGGCGAGCACGGGCGCCGTCCTCAAGCAGCCCTGACCGCTGGCGGTGGCCGGTGACGGCACTGGCCCGGGCGGCGGCGGTGGGCCGGCAGGTCTTGACAGGGGGAAGCTGCTTGCGTAGTATATACGGGAGCCTTGGAGCTCGACATAAACATAGTCGCCGAATCGCGAGCAATCGCGGACGGGGGAACCAGATTGGGGGGTTAATCCCGGCGGAGCCGGGAAGGGCAGCCTTTCGGCCCTAACCCGTCAGCTAACCTCGTAGGCGTGTGAAAGGTCGGCCACCGACCTTTTTTTCTTGCCCGAAATCCCTCGGCATGGAAGCGAAGCAAGAGGAGAGGGCAGGACAGTGCATGCCATAAGACACGGCGATACAAGCGATTCCTCCGGATCGCCCCCCGCGCGGGCCTGGATGCCGGCGCGCGACCCTGACGTGCCAACGGCACTCGAGGACGCGGAGCCACAAGCAATCACCTTCGATGAACGTACGCTGCTATCTGCAGCCGTCCCCTCCCGCTCCTGGCCGTCTCCATTCCTCGCGTCTGCGCGTGATGCGGTGGCTGTCACAGGGCCGGCGGCAATTAGTGCGACGTGGCCTGCGCCGCAGGTCGCCCTTCCCGGCGCCGACGCCATCGCTTTCCCGGTGGGCAAAGAGCTGCGCGAACGGCTCGCGCAGCGGCTCCTCGAGATTCTTCCCGGCGCGGCAGCGCTGTTCCTCATCACGTCGCTCGTCTGGGGCACGTTCCTGGTGCCGCTGCCCCTGGCGATCATGCTGCTTGCGTTCGATGTCTATTGGTTGTGGCGGTCGGTCAACGGCGCCATCCATATCGTGCGAGGCCATTCCGTGCTCAAGCGGGAAGCAAAGGTGGACTGGCGCGAACGCTACGAAGCGGCGAAGGCGGCGGGCAAAGCCTACCTCCGCTGGGAAGACGTGCGCCACGTGGTCATCATCCCCAGTTATAAGGAAAGCATCGAAAAGCTCTCCGTGACGCTGGAGACACTCGCCGGCCAGTCGCTCGGCGGAAGGCAGATATTCGTCGTCCTGGCGCTCGAGGGAGCCGAGGAGGGCGCGAGGGACAAGGCAGCCGTGCTCGAGGAGAAGTACGGGAAACGTTTCGGCTTCTTTCTTGCCACGTTCCATCCGCCCAACATTCACGGCGAGGTCCGCGGGAAGTCCTCCAACGAAGCGTGGGCGGCCCGTCACGCGAAACGGAAGTTCGTGGACGAGATGGGCTACGATATCGATCATCTCACGGTCACCAGTTGCGACGCGGACACTCAGTTTCCTGTCAACTACTACGCCTGCCTCACCTACAAGTTCGCCACTCACCCTCAGCGGTACCGCCGCTTCTGGCAGGCGCCCGTCTTCCTCTACAACAACATCTGGGATGTGCCGGCTCCGCTGCGGCTGCCAAATGCCCTCGGTTCGCTTAACCATCTTGTGCGGCTCACGCGCCGGTACGCCGTGCGCTTCCCGCAGTCCACGTACAGCCTCAGTCTTCGTATGGCCGACGAAGTCGGTTATTGGGACGTGGACGTGATCCCCGAAGACTGGCACATGTTCCTGAAGTGCTTTTTCCGTCTGAACGGAGAAGTCGAGGTCGAGCCCATCCACTTACCTTTGGGCAACGATGGGGTCCGCAGCCAGGGTTACTTCAAGACGTTCTTCGCCCACTATGAGCAAGCGCGGCGCCACTGCTGGGGCGCAATCGATATTTCCTATGCGGTCCGCAACTGCTTCGCCCACCCTGAGATACCGCTCTTGAAGCGGCTGCGGAGGACGTGGAGCGTCTTTGAGAACCACGTCCTGTGGTCGAGCCAGTGGTTCCTTATCACGGTGGGGCGTCTCATACCGGCGGTGGTGGCTATCGTCATTGGGATGGACGCGGTGCCGGAATGGTTCAGCCCGCTTTCGGCGAAGATACTCTTTCCGTGCATCGTGCCCCTGGCCGTGATGGCCGGCTACGACACGTTCATGCGCCCACCGCGCCCGCGGCACTTCCCTCTGTGGCTGCTGCCGGTGCAGTACGGGCAGTGGTTTCTTATGGCGGCGATCACGTTCTTCTTTTCGGCGCTGCCGGCTCTCGACGCGCAAATACGGCTGATGCTCGGAAAGCGGCTGGAATACAAGGTAACGGAGAAAGCCTGACGACAGCGCGACGAAATGAAAAAGAAGGCCGCATCTTTTGGATACGGCCTTCATGTTTGCCTTCGGCCCCATCAGGGGGAGAACCCCCCTTTTCGGCGCCCTTCAGTTGAGAAATGGGCGGTTGTCGCCGCGAAAGTGGGGCCTTGGCTTTCGCTGCCCTGCCCGTCCGGGCAGGGCCCTAAGAGTCAACCTGCCACACTCCCCAAAGAACCCGGTCTTTCACCATGAGCATCCCTCCTTTCGGATTGAGCTCCCCGGTTTTCCGGGCCTAAGTTAAGTCTATGCTTCGCATTCAGGCCTGTCAAGGGGTGCGTGCCCCTCAGTTGGGCTGCGCCTACCAGATCTCCTGTCCGCCGGCGAACGCGGCCGAGAACATCATCTCGACGTCGTCCGTCTCGACGACGTTGGGCGCCGGGCCGCCGGCGCACTGGCCATAGCCGCTGGGGACGTACAGCGTAAACGGCAGCGCGTCTTTGCCCGCCTTGACGTCGTTCAGGTAGTTGTCCAGGCTGGCGGGATCGGCGAGCAGAGAGAAGTCGCCTGTGTAGCGTCCCCCGTTGTAGACCCTATCGGCATGCTGGAAAGCGGCGCCGTAAAGCGACATGATGTTCATGCTCAGCGGGTAGCCGAGACCGTAAATCGTGCTGCCGAGCGCAATGTGGCGGGCAAGCTGCACGGTCGGCCACTTTCCGTTGCCCCACGTCAGCCCGGGGCAGAAGGGGTCCGCCGCCTCGGCTTCGAGTTGCGACATCCTGTACGCGATCATGGCCAGCGCGGCATCCTGGTACTCTTTCAGCACGTCGATGCCGCCCTGGTTGAACTCCGGGCGGCCCCACCGGATGGTGTTGGCCCGTGAGCGGAAGGCGCCGCGCAGCATGCCTGCCGGATCGGTTGCCATCAGGTGGACACCGCTGCCGCCGCTGAAGAGCATCACCTCTACGATGCCCTTCTTTCCTATCTCGTCGTAATCGATGACGCCGTCACCGTTCTCGTCGAAGGCGCGGACCAACGAGCGGTGGTAGTCGGAGCCGGTGAGGGCGTCGTTGGCGGCGGCATAAGCGAGCACCGTCGCTTGCAGGTCCCAGAGTATCTTGCTCGCATCGAAAAAGAAGGTATCGGTGATGAGCTCGTCGAACCGCGACCCGTCGACCCGGCCCAGGTGCCCCTGCAGCGAGGCGAGGCGTCCGCCCGCGACCAGGTCACGGCCGATCACATGATAGTCGGGGCCGCCGATGCCCCGCTTGCGCGCATAGTCGAACAGTTTGTAGCGCGAAAGGGGTGAGTCCACGCCGGTATCGGTGACTATGTTCTGCCCATCGACCCGCGGCAGCGGCACGCGTTGGAGGAACTCGGAGGCAAGCCCCCGCTCCTTTTGGATGCGCCTCGCCTCTGCCGCCGGCACCGTCTTGAACATGTAGCGCGCGCACAGGAGGTCGAGGGCGACGGCGTCGAGGGAGGCGAAGACGTACCCCTCCGGCGCCTTCAGCCCCATGATCCCGGATGTGTGGTCGACGTTCGTAGCCTCGATGGCGTCCACCGCGTTTATGATGAAGACACCCTGGTCCTGGACGGCCTCGATGATGTCGACCATCGTGCCGGAGAGTCCTTCAGTCCGCTTTGCCATAAGATTGCCGGCGGCGTCGCGTTTCGGGAGGCCGGTCTCGTCATCGGCCTCCAGCACCCAGACGGCGTGGGGGACGCGGCTCTTCATGCCGGGCACCGGCGCCAGCGGCGAGCTGTACTTCCACTGCGTGCTGGCGACATCGTCGTTGCCGGCCGCCTCCATGGGGTAGAGGCCTATCCCCAGGTTCTTCACAGCGTTGGTGAGGAGGGCGAGGGCATGCACCTTGAGCTTGGGGACGTTGACGAGCACGCAGCCGGGATAGTCGCGCATGTCGGCGTCATCGGAGGGCTCTCCGCCGACAACCGCCTTGTGGATGGTGATGCTGTCGAAGTTTGCGGGGTGAGGTACGGGTATGTCCCGCCCCTTCGAGGGGATGTCCTGGATGCGGTTGAGGTCGTAGACGGGGAGGCGGTCGTTCGCCCGACCGGGCGGGAGGTAGCGTCCCTCGACGCTGTCCTCGTAGCCCTTCATGGGGTCGTCATCATGCGAGGAATCGTGCGTCTCTGCCAGGTAGCGGCGAACGAAGTAGAAGCCCCATCCGCCGTAGAAGTCGCCGCTGCGTCCTTCAATCGCAGCCTCGGTGGTCACGCGCTTGCCGCTGAGGATGCTGAACCTGCCGGCCATGCCCGAGAGGGCGCTTGGCGCCTCGCCGAGGGCCATCTGGTGGTAAGAGACGTCGAGCCTGTCGTGGAACCAGCGCATGAGGGCGGCGACGAACGGCCAGGCGGTGCAGGCCACCAGCCCCAGTCCCTCGCCGTGGGTGATGGGGTCGATGCACATGGGCGTGACCAGGTTGGGCTTGAACAGCAGCTTCTTGCCGCACCGCAGTTCGTCGCGCAGCCACGCGTCGAAGCCGGTCGCCTCATCGAGCGACCCGAGCGCGGCGTCGATGCCCTCATACGTGTAGTCGATCTTCTCCCTGATCGACGCCCAGGCGGCGGCGCTGTCCTCGTCGATCACCTGTTTCAGGAGCGCGGGAATCTCAGCATACGACTTCTGCGGATCGATGCGGGCGGCGCCGATGGGCGCGCCGGAGGAGTCGAGAGGGAGTTCTCCCAGGGATGAGCGGACGGTGGCGGCAGCGTTATCGGGGTTCAAGCGGGCCTCCTTCCGGCGAAAGCGGTCGTCATGTCGAGTGAGTAGATTGTCCGAAAGAGCGTCGGGAGGTGTCAAGCGTATTCGATGGGGGGCGCGGGTGGGAGCGGCCGGTGTACGGCTGCGGCAGAGCGGCGGCTTTTTTTCGTCGGACTTGGTTTTCCGTCTTCCCTGTAGATTCTGGGACGTGATACGATTCGGCAAACGTGGCGAGGCGTTCTGTTTTCCCGACGTCTGCACGTCCCCAAAAGGTTGTGGGAGCATCTTTCTAACGAGGGGGGTGGATCATGAAGCGAAGGTTCTTATTCTTGGGGCTGCTTGCGGTGTTGCCGGCCTTCGCCCTCATGGGGTGCAAATGGGCGTCCGTGGGGCCGGTTGAGCAGGTTTGCAGCGCGACGAGCCCGGGTCTTGTCGATGTCACTTTCCACTGGACACCTGCGTCGACGGGCAACGGAATCCAGTATCTTGACCTGAGCTTTCACAGTACCTTCCCGCCCGGTCAATTCCTGGGCGTTGGTCCAATGCCTTTGACGCAGAACAGCCTTTATTGGCCGGGCCTTGTGCCGAACGCGGTCCATCACTGGCGCATCAATACGCTCATAGACGGGCAGTGGTACACGTCTTTCGCGGGAACATTCACTACTCCCGCCTGCGGCACGGGCACGGGCGAGGCGCCGCCGGCAGGCATGAGGATGGTGATCCCCCGTATCGGCGTCAACGCACCGGTGAACGTGCGCGTCGTGGGGCCCGATGGCGTGATGGGCTCGCCCAACGGCCGCTTTGACGTCATCTGGTACGATTTCGGCATGTACCCGGGCATGGGCGGCTTCCCCGGCGTGCCGAAGACGAACGCCCTCTTCTCCGGCCATGTCGATTACCATCCCCACTACACGGCCGTGTTCTGGGACCTGCGGCAACTGGTGCCCGGCGACATAATCGACGTCTATCTGCTCGATGGGACGCTCGTGCGCTACGCGGTGCAGTGGACGAGCTGGATACCGCACAACGACAACTTCTCGCGGTTTGCCGTGAGGACGGGCGAAGACATACTGACAATCGTCACCTGCGGAGGGACGTTCGACCCGGCCACACGCAACTACAGCAACCGGCTAGTCGTGCGGGCTATCCGCGTCTTGTAGGAGGAGCAGCGGAACGCCCTGAGCGCTCTTACCAGCGCTCGTAGTGGACGAGATTTTCCAGCGGCAGACGGCGCTGGCCCAACGTCTGCAGCGCGCCCTCCGGAGGATAGCCGAAGGGGATGGCTATAGCGACCCAGTGGCCCTCGGGCAGACCGAGGACGCGGCGCGCGCAGGCGGCGTCATGCAGAGTGACGGGACAGGAAGTGATTCCCTCCGCCCAGGCTGCCAGCATCATGTTTTGGGTCGCGCGTCCGGCGTCGAAGTCGCGGCCATCGGGCGACATGGCGACGACGATGACGACGGGCGCGCTCGGGATGTAGGCTGCGAACTGCCCGCAGGCCGATAGCTCCTTCTTGCGCTCAGCGTCCCGGACGACGATGAAGCGGCAGGGCTGCGAGTTCTTGGAGCTGCCGGCCATGCGCCCCGCCTGGAGGATGCGGCGCAGCGACTCGTCGGAGATGGGCCTGTCTGTGTACTGGCGCGTGTCGCGCTTGCTGACGATGGTGCTGTAGGTCTCCATGGCTCCTCCTGCACGTGGCGATCACCGGCGGTGCTGTCGTGGCTGGTGGGCTCACGCGATGTCCAGCAGCCGCTTCGCTAGGCCGATCTTACCCTCGATGTCCCCCTGACGGCCGATCATGATGCGCTGCGCCGCCGGCGGCCCCGCCCCGTGCATCGACTCGATAAGGTAGCCGACGGCGCCCGCGCCCGCTACCAGGTTCTCGATGAGGCGCAGGACCTTCATGCGGTCGGTCAC
Coding sequences:
- a CDS encoding DUF362 domain-containing protein: MNPDNAAATVRSSLGELPLDSSGAPIGAARIDPQKSYAEIPALLKQVIDEDSAAAWASIREKIDYTYEGIDAALGSLDEATGFDAWLRDELRCGKKLLFKPNLVTPMCIDPITHGEGLGLVACTAWPFVAALMRWFHDRLDVSYHQMALGEAPSALSGMAGRFSILSGKRVTTEAAIEGRSGDFYGGWGFYFVRRYLAETHDSSHDDDPMKGYEDSVEGRYLPPGRANDRLPVYDLNRIQDIPSKGRDIPVPHPANFDSITIHKAVVGGEPSDDADMRDYPGCVLVNVPKLKVHALALLTNAVKNLGIGLYPMEAAGNDDVASTQWKYSSPLAPVPGMKSRVPHAVWVLEADDETGLPKRDAAGNLMAKRTEGLSGTMVDIIEAVQDQGVFIINAVDAIEATNVDHTSGIMGLKAPEGYVFASLDAVALDLLCARYMFKTVPAAEARRIQKERGLASEFLQRVPLPRVDGQNIVTDTGVDSPLSRYKLFDYARKRGIGGPDYHVIGRDLVAGGRLASLQGHLGRVDGSRFDELITDTFFFDASKILWDLQATVLAYAAANDALTGSDYHRSLVRAFDENGDGVIDYDEIGKKGIVEVMLFSGGSGVHLMATDPAGMLRGAFRSRANTIRWGRPEFNQGGIDVLKEYQDAALAMIAYRMSQLEAEAADPFCPGLTWGNGKWPTVQLARHIALGSTIYGLGYPLSMNIMSLYGAAFQHADRVYNGGRYTGDFSLLADPASLDNYLNDVKAGKDALPFTLYVPSGYGQCAGGPAPNVVETDDVEMMFSAAFAGGQEIW
- a CDS encoding class F sortase, whose product is MPLTQNSLYWPGLVPNAVHHWRINTLIDGQWYTSFAGTFTTPACGTGTGEAPPAGMRMVIPRIGVNAPVNVRVVGPDGVMGSPNGRFDVIWYDFGMYPGMGGFPGVPKTNALFSGHVDYHPHYTAVFWDLRQLVPGDIIDVYLLDGTLVRYAVQWTSWIPHNDNFSRFAVRTGEDILTIVTCGGTFDPATRNYSNRLVVRAIRVL
- a CDS encoding glycosyltransferase family 2 protein; translated protein: MAVTGPAAISATWPAPQVALPGADAIAFPVGKELRERLAQRLLEILPGAAALFLITSLVWGTFLVPLPLAIMLLAFDVYWLWRSVNGAIHIVRGHSVLKREAKVDWRERYEAAKAAGKAYLRWEDVRHVVIIPSYKESIEKLSVTLETLAGQSLGGRQIFVVLALEGAEEGARDKAAVLEEKYGKRFGFFLATFHPPNIHGEVRGKSSNEAWAARHAKRKFVDEMGYDIDHLTVTSCDADTQFPVNYYACLTYKFATHPQRYRRFWQAPVFLYNNIWDVPAPLRLPNALGSLNHLVRLTRRYAVRFPQSTYSLSLRMADEVGYWDVDVIPEDWHMFLKCFFRLNGEVEVEPIHLPLGNDGVRSQGYFKTFFAHYEQARRHCWGAIDISYAVRNCFAHPEIPLLKRLRRTWSVFENHVLWSSQWFLITVGRLIPAVVAIVIGMDAVPEWFSPLSAKILFPCIVPLAVMAGYDTFMRPPRPRHFPLWLLPVQYGQWFLMAAITFFFSALPALDAQIRLMLGKRLEYKVTEKA
- the ilvD gene encoding dihydroxy-acid dehydratase, producing the protein MRSDIVKSRRPFFVSMGRTREEMEKPFVAVVNSQNELIPGHEHLDQVAQAVREGVIAYGGTPFEFPSIGICDGWANGHAGMCYPLPSRELIVDSIEAMMLAHALDAMVLITNCDKITPAMMMAMARLNVPSILISGGPMLAGKFRDERLDVSKIAELGARRAKGELTAEEMFDGVERSAPTCGSCAGLFTANSMNCMAEALGLALPWNGTVPAVYGKRRELAKYSGMRVMELFREEILPRSILTHEAFENAITVDMAIGGSSNTILHLMAIANEAGVELDLATFDRISRNTPRLCDLSPAGQHFLEDLYEAGGIQGVMKELAGKGLLHLNAMTLRGLTVGEIIEEARVLDRSVIRPAADPFYPEGGLAILCGNIAPEGAVVKQSAVAPEMMRHSGRARVFNCEEDARDAILGGAIRSGEVVVIKYEGPKGGPGMREMLWATSAIVSMAQDAEVALVTDGRFSGATKGAAIGHVSPEAMDGGPFAVVEEGDVIEIDIPAKTLNVRLPQAEIERRLSEWSPPVKENVLPYLRRYSALVTSASTGAVLKQP
- a CDS encoding nitroreductase family protein; its protein translation is METYSTIVSKRDTRQYTDRPISDESLRRILQAGRMAGSSKNSQPCRFIVVRDAERKKELSACGQFAAYIPSAPVVIVVAMSPDGRDFDAGRATQNMMLAAWAEGITSCPVTLHDAACARRVLGLPEGHWVAIAIPFGYPPEGALQTLGQRRLPLENLVHYERW